A part of Gemmatimonas groenlandica genomic DNA contains:
- a CDS encoding surface-adhesin E family protein: MKASMLVVIGSVLLASPAAAQKLVEIGKTSVGTPVFLEANSVRRANGITTATVRVRLQPPLKHALGDLRSSRTIAMVDCAKQTVATKESWYYLDDAGKKVGMHKEVKIPGFGPSFKGSLADVAMRHLCATPQPR, encoded by the coding sequence ATGAAAGCCTCAATGCTCGTCGTGATCGGATCGGTGCTGTTGGCATCGCCGGCCGCCGCACAGAAACTGGTCGAGATCGGCAAGACGTCGGTGGGCACGCCGGTATTTCTCGAGGCCAATTCGGTGCGACGCGCCAACGGAATTACGACCGCCACGGTGCGGGTGCGCCTGCAGCCGCCACTCAAACATGCCCTGGGTGATCTGCGCAGCTCGCGCACGATCGCGATGGTCGACTGCGCCAAGCAGACCGTGGCGACGAAAGAGAGCTGGTATTACCTCGACGACGCGGGGAAGAAAGTCGGCATGCACAAAGAGGTGAAGATCCCTGGCTTCGGTCCGTCGTTCAAAGGCTCGCTGGCTGACGTGGCGATGCGGCACCTCTGCGCGACTCCCCAGCCGCGCTGA
- a CDS encoding TonB-dependent receptor plug domain-containing protein, whose product MPHCSSHLKNLRATRRWRVALAACAATALLPCTDLAAQVATPVLTGLVKGTVLTELRRPLVGAQIRFGSAVDFAESDDAGQFTAAKVSAGAMWLRVRRIGYRPESLLVTVVAGQSIEPTVTMSQIAQNIAAVKVIGRRDMTGPMAGFYKRLQAGGGRYFTQADIEKRQPNRMSDLLRSVPGIRIESRGLENKVRIRGARCSPLVWIDGQGLFAAEFDLDAVDPRSFEGIEVYSGPASVPMEFQGNQRMSSSCGTIVLWSRRGEYREKKLKKGEVTPAARIAQLLEEATVFTATDVDAGARVDSSMLVRPIYPDSLFDAQVAGELIAEFVVGTNGEAVMETFNSITTTHRALVEPVRRAVREQRFVPAVRKGRVVQQVMQLPFTFVPDSTARRRR is encoded by the coding sequence ATGCCGCACTGCTCGTCCCACCTGAAGAATCTGCGCGCAACCCGACGCTGGCGCGTCGCATTGGCCGCATGCGCTGCCACGGCGCTTCTGCCCTGCACCGACCTCGCCGCGCAAGTCGCCACGCCGGTCCTTACCGGGCTCGTGAAAGGCACCGTCCTGACCGAGTTACGACGGCCGCTGGTCGGTGCACAGATCCGGTTCGGTAGCGCCGTCGACTTCGCCGAATCCGACGATGCCGGCCAGTTCACCGCCGCCAAAGTGAGTGCAGGCGCGATGTGGCTACGCGTACGCCGCATTGGCTACCGACCGGAATCGCTCCTCGTCACCGTCGTGGCCGGACAGTCGATCGAGCCGACCGTGACGATGAGCCAGATCGCCCAGAATATCGCAGCGGTGAAAGTGATCGGCCGACGCGACATGACTGGGCCGATGGCGGGCTTCTACAAGCGACTGCAGGCGGGCGGCGGACGCTACTTCACGCAGGCCGACATCGAAAAGCGTCAGCCGAACAGGATGTCGGACCTCCTACGCTCGGTGCCGGGGATCCGCATCGAGTCACGTGGCCTCGAGAACAAAGTGCGCATTCGAGGCGCCCGGTGTTCTCCCTTGGTGTGGATCGACGGCCAAGGCTTGTTTGCCGCCGAATTCGATCTTGATGCCGTCGACCCGCGATCGTTCGAAGGGATCGAGGTGTACAGCGGCCCGGCCAGCGTGCCGATGGAGTTCCAGGGCAACCAGCGCATGAGCAGTAGCTGTGGCACGATCGTCCTGTGGTCGCGCCGCGGCGAGTATCGCGAGAAGAAGCTCAAGAAAGGCGAGGTCACGCCGGCCGCGCGCATCGCGCAGTTGCTCGAGGAGGCCACGGTATTCACGGCCACTGATGTCGACGCCGGCGCGCGTGTCGATTCGTCCATGCTCGTGCGGCCGATCTATCCCGACTCCCTATTCGATGCGCAGGTGGCCGGCGAACTGATCGCCGAGTTCGTGGTCGGTACCAACGGTGAAGCGGTGATGGAGACGTTCAACTCGATCACGACCACGCATCGTGCGTTGGTCGAGCCGGTGCGCCGTGCCGTGCGCGAGCAGCGCTTCGTGCCCGCGGTGCGTAAGGGACGCGTCGTGCAGCAGGTCATGCAGCTGCCGTTCACGTTCGTTCCCGACTCCACCGCCCGCCGACGCCGCTGA
- a CDS encoding DMT family transporter, whose protein sequence is MTAQSPATIRYGTIAILLAVLCWGLLGVMSRVAMADGSPPLTVAFWRAAIAAVLFTVHAAFTRAEPMHSADRPAAVFLGVAGVAVLYYSYLNAIEQGGVALSSILMYSAPIWVAIGGRIFFHERVSARAAAALSLTLVGVAIVALASGTGEVRWSPGAVGWGLLSGAMYALYFLVGRRLFSRNASSRVMAWALGVGAATMLPFVQFQSLSRSAWGGVAFLAVVCTYAAYLAYAEGVKRLPSARAATIATLEPVIAVVAAYVVWGERLSPLGLAGAALVIAGVLLSAAGESRRGAASPRQPASL, encoded by the coding sequence ATGACAGCCCAGTCCCCCGCCACCATTCGATACGGCACGATCGCCATTCTGTTGGCGGTGCTCTGTTGGGGTCTGCTGGGCGTCATGTCGCGCGTGGCCATGGCCGACGGCTCGCCACCCCTCACGGTGGCCTTCTGGCGGGCCGCGATCGCCGCTGTGCTGTTCACGGTTCACGCCGCGTTTACGCGTGCTGAGCCCATGCACAGCGCCGATCGCCCCGCCGCCGTGTTTCTCGGTGTGGCCGGCGTCGCCGTCCTGTACTACTCGTATCTGAACGCGATCGAGCAGGGCGGCGTGGCGTTGTCGTCGATCCTGATGTATTCGGCGCCGATCTGGGTGGCGATCGGCGGACGGATCTTCTTTCACGAACGGGTCAGCGCGCGGGCCGCCGCGGCGCTTTCGCTCACCCTGGTCGGCGTCGCCATCGTAGCGCTGGCCAGCGGCACCGGCGAGGTGCGCTGGTCGCCGGGTGCGGTGGGGTGGGGTTTGCTCTCGGGCGCGATGTACGCGCTCTACTTTCTGGTGGGGCGTCGGCTCTTTTCGCGCAACGCCTCGTCGCGCGTGATGGCGTGGGCGTTGGGCGTCGGCGCCGCCACCATGCTGCCGTTCGTGCAGTTTCAGTCGCTCTCGCGCTCGGCCTGGGGCGGCGTGGCGTTCCTGGCCGTCGTGTGCACGTATGCGGCGTATCTCGCCTACGCCGAGGGGGTGAAGCGACTGCCCTCGGCGCGCGCTGCCACGATTGCGACGCTGGAGCCGGTGATTGCGGTGGTGGCCGCGTACGTGGTGTGGGGGGAACGACTCTCGCCGCTGGGGCTGGCGGGAGCGGCGCTCGTGATCGCCGGTGTCTTGCTCAGCGCGGCTGGGGAGTCGCGCAGAGGTGCCGCATCGCCACGTCAGCCAGCGAGCCTTTGA